TCGCGGTAGACGTAGTCATAACTTTCCGGCGCCAGCGGGGAGCCGGTCGACAGTACCGTCCTGAGCGACGACAGCCGGTGAGACTCGCGCGGCCGGACACCCATTTTCTCCACTGCCGCCAGCCATTTCGCACTGGCCCCGAATATGCTGACGCCGGTTGCGTCAATCAGATTCCACAACACGCTGCCTTTCTGCCGCAGCGGCGATCCGTCGTAGAGTACGATGCACGCGCCGGTGGCCAGCCCCGACACGAGCCAGTTCCACATCATCCAGCCGCAGGTCGTGTAATAGAAAATCCGGTCATCGTGCTTGAGATCGGTATGCAGCACCAGTTCCTTGAGATGCTGGAGCAGCGTGCCGCCCGCGCCGTGCACGATGCACTTCGGCACTCCGGTCGTACCCGATGAATACAGGATGTACAGCGGATGCGCGAACGGCATCTGGGCGAACTCGATACGTCCGGCGTCGTGCGCACCGACGAACGCATCCCAGGCTACCGCGCGCGGCCAATCCGACAATGCAACCGGCGCGCCCGAATAGGCCACGACCACGATCCGTTCAAGCGTGGGAAGCGCTGCCGAGACTTCGCGCACCCTGTCCAGATAAGCATGCGTTTTCCCGCCGTAGGGATACGCGTCCGCAGCGAACAACACCTTGGGCTGAATCTGGCCGAAACGATCCACCACGCTCTGCGCGCCGAAATCCGGCGATGTCGACGACCAGATCGCCCCCAGCGACACCGTCGCCAGCATTGCGATCACCGTCTCCGGCAGATTCGGCAAATAACCGGCGACGCGGTCGCCAGGGCTGACACCCGCCTGCCGCAATGCCGCGACAAGACGCGCCACTTGCGCATACAGCTGGGCATGGCTGAACTCGCGCGCATGCCCCCACTCGTTGCGGAACACGATTGCCGGCGCATCGCTGCGGTGGCGCAGCAGGTTCTCCGCGAAATTCAGCCGCACGTTCGGATACCAGTGCGCGCCGGGCATGGCGTCGCCGTTGACCAGCACCGGCGTTGGCTCACCGACCGCCCGCACGCCGCAGAATTCCCACACCAGCGGCCAGAACTGCTCAGGCTCGCGGACGGAAAATTTCCACAACGGCGCATAGCGGACCATATCCACATTGCCCGTGCGCTCGCGCACGAAGCGCACAAACCGCGCCATATTCGAGTTTTCACTGCGCCGCGCATCCG
This genomic stretch from Acidihalobacter ferrooxydans harbors:
- a CDS encoding acetoacetate--CoA ligase; translated protein: MEEPVWRPDARRSENSNMARFVRFVRERTGNVDMVRYAPLWKFSVREPEQFWPLVWEFCGVRAVGEPTPVLVNGDAMPGAHWYPNVRLNFAENLLRHRSDAPAIVFRNEWGHAREFSHAQLYAQVARLVAALRQAGVSPGDRVAGYLPNLPETVIAMLATVSLGAIWSSTSPDFGAQSVVDRFGQIQPKVLFAADAYPYGGKTHAYLDRVREVSAALPTLERIVVVAYSGAPVALSDWPRAVAWDAFVGAHDAGRIEFAQMPFAHPLYILYSSGTTGVPKCIVHGAGGTLLQHLKELVLHTDLKHDDRIFYYTTCGWMMWNWLVSGLATGACIVLYDGSPLRQKGSVLWNLIDATGVSIFGASAKWLAAVEKMGVRPRESHRLSSLRTVLSTGSPLAPESYDYVYRDVKRDVLLASISGGTDIVSCFALGNPLLPVYRGELQCRGLGLKVEAYNERGQPVRGAPGELVCEAPFPAMPVGFWNDPDGVKYRAAYFQRFPGVWAHGDFIEITPRGGVIIYGRADATLNPGGVRIGTAEIYRQVEQLDEVLESVAVGQQWKGDVRIVLFVCLRDGLELDDALRERIRQLIRTNTTARHVPARIEQVTDIPRTISGKITEIAVRDMIHGRPVGNIDALANPDALGEFAALRETLEAG